In the Flavobacterium acetivorans genome, one interval contains:
- the pdxA gene encoding 4-hydroxythreonine-4-phosphate dehydrogenase PdxA produces MMKKAENIIVGISIGDLNGIGSEVVLKTFEDVRMLELCTPVIFANVKIMSFIKKNLDSTVALHGIDKLDQILPGKINVLNLWREGVDLNLGVNDEKVGEYAIKSFVAATAALKEGLIDLLVTAPINKYNIQSESFKFPGHTDYLDQELEGDALMLMVQDGLRVGLLTDHIPVSEVASHLTEELIVKKIETVKQSLIQDFSINKPKIAVLGLNPHCGDGGVIGKEDDAVLKPALKKIFDKGTMVFGPFAADGFFGSGQYEKYDAIIATYHDQGLIPFKTLSFGKGVNFTAGLDKIRTSPDHGTAYDIAGKGIADYNSFKEAVYLGLDIYRSRAQYAEISQKPLKVREK; encoded by the coding sequence ATGATGAAAAAAGCAGAAAATATAATTGTTGGAATTTCAATCGGAGATTTAAACGGTATTGGAAGCGAAGTGGTGTTGAAAACATTCGAAGATGTGCGAATGTTGGAGTTGTGTACGCCTGTTATTTTTGCCAATGTGAAAATAATGTCTTTTATAAAAAAGAATTTAGATTCTACAGTTGCGCTTCATGGGATTGATAAGTTAGATCAAATTCTTCCGGGAAAGATTAATGTTTTAAATCTTTGGAGAGAAGGGGTTGATTTGAATCTAGGAGTCAACGATGAAAAAGTAGGGGAGTATGCAATAAAATCATTTGTGGCGGCAACTGCAGCTTTGAAAGAAGGTTTGATTGATCTTTTAGTAACGGCGCCTATTAATAAATACAATATACAGTCGGAAAGTTTTAAGTTTCCTGGGCATACAGATTATTTAGATCAGGAGTTAGAAGGAGATGCTCTTATGCTGATGGTTCAGGATGGTTTAAGAGTGGGGCTTCTTACGGATCATATTCCTGTGAGTGAGGTTGCATCGCATCTTACTGAAGAATTGATTGTAAAGAAAATAGAAACAGTAAAACAGTCATTGATTCAGGATTTTAGTATTAATAAACCAAAAATTGCAGTTTTGGGACTCAATCCTCATTGTGGAGATGGTGGAGTAATTGGAAAGGAAGATGATGCTGTTTTGAAACCTGCATTAAAGAAAATATTTGACAAAGGGACTATGGTTTTTGGGCCTTTTGCAGCGGACGGTTTTTTTGGGAGTGGACAATATGAGAAATACGATGCTATAATAGCAACCTATCATGATCAAGGATTGATTCCTTTTAAAACCTTGTCTTTTGGAAAAGGAGTGAATTTTACGGCTGGTTTGGATAAAATCAGAACGTCTCCGGATCATGGTACTGCTTATGATATTGCGGGAAAGGGTATTGCAGACTATAATTCTTTTAAAGAAGCAGTTTATCTTGGTTTGGATATTTATCGTTCCAGGGCGCAGTATGCAGAAATCAGTCAAAAACCGCTAAAAGTTAGAGAAAAATAG
- a CDS encoding riboflavin synthase, whose protein sequence is MFTGIIETLGTIQEIKKEKDNIHITINSSITAELKIDQSVAHNGICLTVVALKDNSYTVTAIDETIKKTNLGDWKINDSVNLERAMKLGDRLDGHIVQGHVDQTGTCIAVEETNGSWLFTFEYDDTLNNLTIEKGSITVNGVSLTVVNSKKNQFSVAIIPYTHEHTNFKNFEVGTKINLEFDVIGKYVAKLHSNR, encoded by the coding sequence ATGTTTACAGGAATCATAGAAACCCTTGGCACGATCCAAGAAATAAAAAAAGAGAAAGACAATATCCATATTACGATAAACTCCTCTATTACCGCTGAACTCAAAATAGACCAAAGTGTTGCCCATAACGGGATATGCCTAACCGTGGTAGCCCTAAAAGACAACAGCTACACCGTAACAGCTATTGACGAGACGATAAAAAAAACAAATTTAGGCGATTGGAAAATCAACGATAGTGTAAATCTGGAAAGAGCTATGAAACTAGGCGATCGACTAGACGGCCACATCGTACAAGGGCATGTTGATCAAACCGGAACTTGCATAGCTGTAGAAGAAACCAATGGAAGCTGGCTATTTACTTTTGAATATGACGACACTCTAAACAATTTAACAATCGAAAAAGGCTCCATTACCGTAAACGGAGTAAGCCTAACAGTTGTCAATTCGAAAAAAAATCAATTTAGCGTAGCCATCATTCCATACACCCATGAACACACTAATTTCAAAAACTTCGAAGTAGGCACAAAAATAAACCTTGAGTTTGATGTAATTGGAAAATATGTAGCTAAATTACACAGCAACCGTTAA
- a CDS encoding tetratricopeptide repeat protein → MKNIIIIFSLFFILNSCKENKFLDLGYKKIFELKDYQGAILDYNKGIKSNPNNGEAYYYRGYAKICLNKYNDAISDFNKSIELNNFDENFKSLVFLDRGTANLRLGNYSDAINDFDASIHLSPDDPTGYFSRGKAKHDLNLRREACEDWDEYIELGGSDVNDLKEINSNCN, encoded by the coding sequence ATGAAAAATATAATTATAATATTTTCTTTATTTTTTATTCTGAATTCTTGTAAAGAAAACAAATTTCTTGATTTGGGATATAAAAAAATATTTGAGTTGAAAGATTATCAAGGAGCAATTCTTGATTACAACAAAGGAATAAAGAGTAATCCAAACAATGGAGAGGCATATTACTATAGAGGATATGCGAAAATTTGTCTTAATAAATACAATGATGCAATAAGTGATTTTAATAAATCAATTGAGCTTAACAATTTTGATGAAAATTTCAAGAGTTTGGTTTTTTTAGATAGAGGAACCGCAAATTTAAGACTTGGAAATTATTCTGATGCAATTAATGATTTTGATGCTTCTATTCATTTATCTCCTGATGATCCAACTGGTTATTTTTCAAGAGGAAAGGCAAAACATGACTTAAACTTAAGAAGAGAAGCTTGTGAAGACTGGGACGAATATATTGAATTAGGAGGAAGTGATGTAAATGACTTAAAGGAAATAAATAGTAATTGTAATTAA
- a CDS encoding YceD family protein: protein MNKTKEYVIPFVGLKLGKHQFEYQVGNAFFEIFDYDEFQNSDIKVNVVLEKKSTMLELTFKHKGTVNVPCDLTSEDFDMPIKGGMKLIVRFGEVFNNDNEELLILPFGEFEIDIAQYIYEMIALSVPLRRVHPGVKDGSLKTKALEKLNELTLKEQTKEKEEKEEENIDPRWDKLKQLLTDK, encoded by the coding sequence ATGAATAAGACAAAAGAATATGTAATTCCTTTTGTGGGATTAAAGCTAGGGAAACATCAATTTGAGTACCAAGTAGGTAATGCGTTCTTTGAAATCTTTGATTATGATGAATTTCAAAATTCAGACATCAAAGTAAATGTAGTTTTAGAGAAAAAAAGCACAATGCTAGAATTAACCTTCAAGCATAAAGGGACAGTAAATGTGCCTTGTGATCTTACGAGTGAGGATTTCGATATGCCGATAAAAGGAGGTATGAAATTGATTGTTCGTTTTGGAGAGGTCTTTAATAATGACAATGAAGAATTGCTTATTTTGCCTTTTGGAGAGTTTGAGATAGACATTGCGCAGTATATATATGAAATGATTGCGCTTTCTGTGCCTCTAAGACGGGTTCATCCAGGAGTGAAAGACGGGAGTTTAAAAACGAAAGCTCTTGAAAAACTGAATGAGTTGACATTAAAAGAACAAACAAAAGAAAAAGAAGAAAAAGAAGAAGAAAATATTGACCCACGTTGGGACAAATTAAAGCAACTATTAACGGATAAATAA
- a CDS encoding helix-turn-helix domain-containing protein, with amino-acid sequence MALTKANITSFFDLSNMSSMKKSDLLKIIGKNIQDIRVSKGLSQVDLVGKIEGSIDTTNISRIESGRTNPTVYTLYRISEALEVSVQDLVSIPSTK; translated from the coding sequence ATGGCATTAACTAAAGCTAATATAACCTCTTTTTTTGACTTGTCAAATATGTCAAGTATGAAGAAGTCTGATTTGCTTAAAATTATTGGTAAAAACATACAAGATATTAGAGTGAGCAAGGGTTTGTCTCAAGTTGACTTGGTAGGTAAAATTGAAGGCAGCATTGATACAACTAATATTTCAAGAATAGAATCTGGGAGAACCAATCCCACAGTTTATACTCTTTATAGAATAAGCGAAGCACTAGAGGTTTCAGTTCAAGATTTAGTAAGTATACCTTCTACAAAATAA